The sequence below is a genomic window from Rhipicephalus microplus isolate Deutch F79 unplaced genomic scaffold, USDA_Rmic scaffold_31, whole genome shotgun sequence.
TCGGGTGGTCCACAGTCAGAAGGTaagctctgctcaaaagcagcagagcacagtggcacagcagtacgcccagtcttcgtcactttgtggtgcacactcgcaccactgacaagagcaggagaaactggtttcttgttactgTGCCCTTTCCTATTTTCGACTCTAAcctccttttctacacggggatcaTCACGAGGTGTGGAagtgctggtgtcagccgcactgctgcccttgcgcagaaccacacctcctgactgggggctcaccgtggatgttacgtcgcaggcgtcgggtggcccacagtcagaaggtgggctctgctcaaaagcagcagagcacagtggcacggcagtacgcccagtcttcttcactttgtgctgCATCCACACACCACCGACAAGTGCAGGAGCGCGCACAGGGTGCCGTTTTACTTGAGCGAAAACAGTCACAGCTGAAGCCCTGGTGCATGCCACTGCAGTTATTGGCAGCGAAGGGTACCCATGAGCAGGGTCTGTTTCTGTGACCTTAGGTGTCACTGACATCGCACTGTGACATTGTAGGGTAGCAGAATCAGACTTCCGTGCAACGTCCGACCACATTTCCTTGCATGGAGATGCAGGGGCTACAACAAGCATAGGGTCTGTGGAAAGAGCTGGGAAATGAGTTACATTATTCCAATACTGTGCCAGCCCTTTTGACTGATCACTGTACTGGAATCGAAGCTT
It includes:
- the LOC142786756 gene encoding uncharacterized protein LOC142786756, yielding MDAGETNAILQALCHKNGYGFVDGTCELMGMLKADGVHPTKHVSQVFLLVKPGPLPDTGRPSHSGHAPLDRAPGTWKPPSTSQLRTLVSSEPRRWLQSSVTSVEPSIKHQDFAFRLRGHGNVLQNNMSKLAWIVVQLLGCLLRAAIKEASKDLEASHNGALQQQHQKEKDHKKLRFQYSDQSKGLAQYWNNVTHFPALSTDPMLVVAPASPCKEMWSDVARKSDSATLQCHSAMSVTPKVTETDPAHGYPSLPITAVACTRASAVTVFAQVKRHPVRAPALVGGVWMQHKVKKTGRTAVPLCSAAFEQSPPSDCGPPDACDVTSTVSPQSGGVVLRKGSSAADTSTSTPRDDPRVEKEVRVENRKGHSNKKPVSPALVSGASVHHKVTKTGRTAVPLCSAAFEQSLPSDCGPPDACDVTSTVSPQSEGVVLCKGSSAADTGASTLRGDPHVEKGGIQI